Below is a window of Carassius gibelio isolate Cgi1373 ecotype wild population from Czech Republic chromosome B23, carGib1.2-hapl.c, whole genome shotgun sequence DNA.
CGCTCTGTCTCTTCTCGGCCGGGATCTGACTCCTCTGAGACACACAGAGACCGCTGCTGCTCCTCCGTATCTCTGAAGCGCTCTCCTCTTCATCGATGGCTTTCTTCTCCTCTTTAGCCTCGTCCTGCTTTTCAGAGACGATCAGAACGTGGCTCTTGGTCGGCTGGGGTTTATTCAGCGTCTCGGTCTGTTCAGGCGTGTCTTGTGTGTCGATCTTCTTGACCTCGCTCTTCTCCAGTTCTTCTGCTGCAGGCGTCTGCTCCTCTGTGACACGCTTCCTCTTTGAATCTGTAAcagcagataataataataaccctcTACATAATAATCCAGACTTTAAGCATTTGACTTCTGTGATGGGACTTATTTCTGAGTCAAACTGAATACTGAGCAGGACTTAATTAGATTCGATTGGAAAGTGAATATTATATTAATGCTCAATATTACTCATCATAAAATTTAAGCTATCAGTTTATATGTTGGTTTGTCcaagtgattttttattttgcactagTAAACATTGTCACATTCTTtacttgcataataataataacaaatattactACTCAGTGTTACATCAATGTCATCGCtgcaaaaattcaaaataaaagtttagcttaatttgaagaaattatgacagagatgaattattgtaaaacatacttttcaaAGTAGCATAATTCAAAAAGTGACAGAATTTGGGGaaaattttattgatttataatactaataaaaatcgATTAGATTATACAGGATTTTTGAAGATTAAATCTGAATTTTaagacaattaaaaataataattttgggaAAATATAACTGAAtttgattaaacattatttttatttaaataatacaaataaaaaaaatatataaacacaaagtaatttttatgaaataaacaattgttttttatatattgatttattacaaTGTagtattaaaaaatttaaaccaTTACAATGGAAtccaaacaaaaacagaaaagatagattttagaaaaaaaaaaaaagatgtcataTCCTAAATTTACATTTCTGTTAAGCTTTGATAAATTGTTGTTAAACTGTATAAGTTTCACGATTAATTAAACAAGCTTTATTCTTACTAAATGTAATCCTGAACcaaaataaaatggaaagaacagaatttggggaaaaaaataaaacacttttttatttatttaagaaagcctttaaaagaaagcatttaaaaaacaaaaacaaataaattaaaaaaataataattgttgttaaatTGCATAAGTTTCAAGGTTGCAATTAattaaacatgctttttgattacaaaatgtttatttaatcaattaaatggaattgtaaaaaatgtagaaaacaaaacaaaaaaacggatgttggaaataaatacaaataaaacagatttctGTATAAGGCAAGAATACAAATTTGACCAGATTGTTTTCTTTGTActacttaccgtattttccggactataaggcgcactttttttcatagtttggctggtcctgcgacttatagtcaggtgcgacttatttatcaaaattaatttgacatgaaccgagagaaatgaactaagagaaaacattaccgtctccagccgcgagagggcgctctatgctgctcagttctcctgtagcctacactgaaaacatagagcgccctctggcgactggagacggtaatgttttctcttagttcatttctctcggttcatgtcagattaatttggataaataagtcgcacttgactataagtcgcaggatcagtcatgacgtatttttggactgatgcgacttatactcaggtgcgacttatagtccgaaaaatacggtaatataaTTTGGTTAATTTGTGTGCACCTGACACCTTAAAAATAACTCACAAAATGAAACGAGTAAtgcctgttttctattttttaatgCCAGATTTCATGTCAAATCTCAGTTTAAAGCCTTGAGTTCACCTGCtgggcgggagggggcggagctACTCGTCACAGGAAGTGGAACAGGAGCATCTTCCTTCACATCAGATTCAGTTTGTGAGCGTGTCCGCTTCAGAGCGGGTGTCTTCGCCGGCGTGGCAGTGATTCGGTCCGAGGTCTGGGTCAGATCTGCAGTGGAGCGTGTGATCCTCAAGGGCTGGAGGATTTCAGCACAAAGAACAACATTAATAACTGATATAATCCAGGTGAGAGCTGGCTAAACTCACATCACACAAACCTGCTTGAGATTATGAGCCTCTCTCCGTTTCTTGATCTTTCTGTTCAGTATGTGTTTCCTGCGAGCGGCGAGCGTCTTTGCTGCTGATGCTCCTCGTGATAAAATGACCTTTCTGGACGGTAAAATCCTCCGTTCACCGACCGTCTTCACTGTCGTGACTCTCTTAGCAGACGTGACTCGATCCGTCCGTCTCTCGTCTGCTGTGATGGTCTTTGTCCCTGAATCTCTGACTCTCTTCGCAGGCGAGACTCTCTCTGTCCGTCTCTCGTCTGGTGTGACGGTGTTTGTCACTGAATCTCTGACTCTCTTCCCAGGCGTGACTCTCTCTGTCCGTCTCTCGTCTGGTGTGATGGTCTTTGTCACTGAGTCTCTGACTCTCTTCGCAGGCGAGACTCTATCCGTGCGTCTCTCGTCTGCTGTGACGGTGTTTGTCACTGAATCTCTGGAGCGTGTTGATCTGGTTTCGGTGGTTTTATCGTCTGCCGCGGCAGACTCAGACTTTGTTCTGCTGGTTTTCACAGGAGTTTCTTTCTTGCGAGGCGTCGCTGTGTTCGAGTCGCTCTTCGGCGCTGACTCCTTACGGGACGCGGTCTGGTTCTTGGCTTCGCTCTTATTTTCTGCTTTCTTCTTCGTCCTGTCTTTCAGTTTCAGTCGACTCTCTGACAGTCGTTTCAGCAACGCTGCTTTCTgtcacaaacacagaactcacTTTCCAGTGGTTTTATAACAGCGAGCATCACAAACTGTAACACCGAggggttaatttttatttatttttttactaataaaatatttttggctCTCAGTCGTTTGCGTCGGCATGCATGTGTACCAAAGAGTGTTTAATTCTTAATTCATTCatgcttcctccagtggaaaagtgCATCTCCTCACAATTTGTCCCTTTTTACCACAATGAAAACATGCCCCATGGTTTTTGTGTACCTcttataaaacaatttataaacaCTGACCTTGTGACCTCTGAGGCCCACACCCGGGTCGTTCTCGATCTCCCACATGCCCTCCTCGAAACCGCCGCGTTTGATTGGCCGGCCGAACTTCTCTTTGTTTGGCCAGTAGGGGACGATGTCTTTGGGCAAGAGGCACGTTCTTGATGAGGAGAGATGATGGAGACAGTGttcaaaacacaaaactaaacacaatatgcattttacatttatgcatctgGTAAATCATCATGATCAAAAATAACTTGCATCGCATTCTAGGCattcagttcatgcttttctaaaataaaacacGTGACATTAATTTAAGgtgagtttttgtttgtttttagtttgttgCATTCTTTCTATTACATGGAAATACATGTGTACAGATTTAACGCACTAAAAACTATTGTACATacaaacttttattaaattacaaatagaaatgcttttctttttgaattttctattaaaCAGGAGTTTCATTCACGAAGCATTTGTATGcacaaacttttatttgtttgtctctgtgtgtgtgtgtgtgtgtgtgtgtgtccagtttACTCACGTTGAGTGTGTTCCATAAAAGAAGATGGGGATCTTATTTTTAGGGGCTTTTCCTTCGCCAATCTGAGTgacatataaaacaacatttgaaCA
It encodes the following:
- the LOC128011420 gene encoding PC4 and SFRS1-interacting protein isoform X1, translated to MQKGVKMKMTSDQTTDNFTPGDIVFAKMKGYPFWPARIGEGKAPKNKIPIFFYGTHSTTCLLPKDIVPYWPNKEKFGRPIKRGGFEEGMWEIENDPGVGLRGHKKAALLKRLSESRLKLKDRTKKKAENKSEAKNQTASRKESAPKSDSNTATPRKKETPVKTSRTKSESAAADDKTTETRSTRSRDSVTNTVTADERRTDRVSPAKRVRDSVTKTITPDERRTERVTPGKRVRDSVTNTVTPDERRTERVSPAKRVRDSGTKTITADERRTDRVTSAKRVTTVKTVGERRILPSRKVILSRGASAAKTLAARRKHILNRKIKKRREAHNLKQPLRITRSTADLTQTSDRITATPAKTPALKRTRSQTESDVKEDAPVPLPVTSSSAPSRPADSKRKRVTEEQTPAAEELEKSEVKKIDTQDTPEQTETLNKPQPTKSHVLIVSEKQDEAKEEKKAIDEEESASEIRRSSSGLCVSQRSQIPAEKRQSVLKSLQGLVTSTRGKTHTCEETPIKPTADEKEENTEPDSSNTEVCFYRRQNDSSSREEECKDPSLSVTDSLLYRLHGDIRISMMLENPDVSKCLLALDELSNVPVSSRNIQNHSELIDTLRKMRWFRGSEAIMFKASMLYHRFKNIYLIGDADETLSQEYIDSLQEERETDARAAVSLKSVCEETRDTKPAPQTTGHVPHRADRS
- the LOC128011420 gene encoding PC4 and SFRS1-interacting protein isoform X2, which codes for MQKGVKMKMTSDQTTDNFTPGDIVFAKMKGYPFWPARIGEGKAPKNKIPIFFYGTHSTTCLLPKDIVPYWPNKEKFGRPIKRGGFEEGMWEIENDPGVGLRGHKKAALLKRLSESRLKLKDRTKKKAENKSEAKNQTASRKESAPKSDSNTATPRKKETPVKTSRTKSESAAADDKTTETRSTRSRDSVTNTVTADERRTDRVSPAKRVRDSVTKTITPDERRTERVTPGKRVRDSVTNTVTPDERRTERVSPAKRVRDSGTKTITADERRTDRVTSAKRVTTVKTVGERRILPSRKVILSRGASAAKTLAARRKHILNRKIKKRREAHNLKQPLRITRSTADLTQTSDRITATPAKTPALKRTRSQTESDVKEDAPVPLPVTSSSAPSRPADSKRKRVTEEQTPAAEELEKSEVKKIDTQDTPEQTETLNKPQPTKSHVLIVSEKQDEAKEEKKAIDEEESASEIRRSSSGLCVSQRSQIPAEKRQSVLKSLQGLVTSTRGKTHTCEETPIKPTADEKEENTEPDSSNTERQNDSSSREEECKDPSLSVTDSLLYRLHGDIRISMMLENPDVSKCLLALDELSNVPVSSRNIQNHSELIDTLRKMRWFRGSEAIMFKASMLYHRFKNIYLIGDADETLSQEYIDSLQEERETDARAAVSLKSVCEETRDTKPAPQTTGHVPHRADRS